In Acidovorax sp. GBBC 1281, a single window of DNA contains:
- a CDS encoding tyrosine-type recombinase/integrase: MGRPRKNPEQGLPKRLTLKSGQFYYIHAPDQEGKQRWEGLGADLEAAKAIAAGYNDGASVRGTMAWWMDEWLKFMEGQVAKGLNKPRTLKDYKKAVPLLKDFFGTMIPRSVEAPHVAEYLAIGAAEERPVQANRDKAALSSCMSWMILQTGSGIKGNVCLQVPRNPETERDRYISDAEYNAVYDVASAPVRAWMELMYRTLQRPADILTWTKANIIEEGGQRILSFRQSKTGARLKILVTATLQRCFDEMAAARAAQKRKVTSMYLICTRDGHPYTQMGLSSMARRHIAACKIADFAPYDAKAKGATDMYQGGVPLEEISALCGHDSVTTTEKYIKRHLTKVIAPNDRQPERTEKAA, from the coding sequence ATGGGAAGACCGCGTAAAAATCCTGAGCAAGGGCTGCCCAAGCGACTGACGCTCAAGTCAGGGCAGTTCTATTACATCCATGCCCCAGATCAAGAAGGCAAGCAGCGCTGGGAGGGGCTGGGCGCCGACCTGGAGGCGGCAAAGGCCATCGCCGCCGGTTACAACGACGGTGCCTCGGTGCGCGGGACGATGGCCTGGTGGATGGACGAGTGGTTGAAGTTCATGGAGGGCCAGGTGGCAAAGGGACTCAACAAGCCCCGGACGCTCAAGGACTACAAGAAGGCCGTGCCGTTGCTCAAGGACTTCTTCGGCACCATGATCCCGCGGTCTGTGGAGGCGCCCCATGTCGCTGAGTACCTGGCCATCGGTGCAGCCGAGGAGAGGCCGGTTCAGGCCAATCGCGACAAGGCCGCGTTGAGTTCCTGCATGAGTTGGATGATTCTGCAGACGGGCAGCGGAATCAAAGGAAACGTCTGCCTCCAAGTCCCGCGAAACCCAGAGACCGAGCGTGATCGCTACATCTCGGATGCCGAATACAACGCGGTCTACGACGTCGCCTCAGCGCCGGTGCGGGCATGGATGGAACTGATGTACCGGACGCTCCAGCGCCCGGCTGACATCCTGACGTGGACGAAGGCCAACATCATCGAAGAAGGCGGCCAACGAATTCTGTCGTTCCGGCAGTCCAAAACCGGTGCCAGGCTGAAGATCCTGGTGACTGCGACGCTCCAGCGCTGCTTCGACGAAATGGCGGCCGCGCGCGCCGCACAGAAGCGCAAGGTGACGTCGATGTACCTCATCTGCACCCGCGACGGGCACCCTTACACGCAGATGGGCCTGAGCTCCATGGCACGGCGCCACATCGCTGCCTGCAAGATCGCCGACTTCGCGCCGTACGACGCCAAAGCCAAAGGGGCGACTGACATGTATCAGGGTGGCGTGCCGCTCGAAGAGATCTCGGCGCTCTGCGGCCACGACAGCGTCACGACAACCGAAAAGTACATCAAGCGGCACTTGACCAAGGTCATCGCGCCCAACGATCGACAGCCCGAACGGACCGAGAAGGCAGCCTGA
- a CDS encoding very short patch repair endonuclease, with the protein MARLSKLVPTSSDTSRRMAKVRQKGTDAELALRREMYRLGLRYRIDFQVLKQPRRVADVAFPGRKIAVFVDGCFWHGCPQHATWPKNNADFWRQKIEANRRRDVDTTARLEANGWTVLRFWSHESPNEAAKAVARVVAQVDATRLASSSAASDEN; encoded by the coding sequence ATGGCCAGACTCAGCAAACTCGTGCCCACTTCATCCGACACCAGTCGCCGGATGGCGAAGGTGAGGCAGAAGGGCACGGACGCCGAGTTGGCTTTGCGCCGGGAAATGTATCGCCTCGGTCTGCGCTATCGGATCGATTTCCAGGTCTTGAAGCAACCGCGCCGTGTCGCTGACGTTGCATTCCCAGGCCGCAAGATCGCCGTCTTCGTCGACGGCTGCTTTTGGCACGGGTGCCCGCAACACGCCACTTGGCCCAAGAACAACGCGGATTTTTGGCGGCAGAAGATCGAAGCTAATCGCCGACGGGACGTAGATACGACGGCACGGCTCGAAGCCAATGGCTGGACAGTGCTTCGGTTCTGGTCGCATGAGTCTCCAAACGAAGCGGCCAAAGCCGTTGCGCGCGTAGTCGCCCAGGTCGACGCGACGCGTCTCGCCTCGTCGTCTGCTGCTAGCGACGAGAACTGA
- a CDS encoding IS630 family transposase, translating to MPNATTRTEIALSEVERAELTSMARSRSLPAALSLRARIVLTCEGTDKASTAVAQALGISRSTVTKWRGRYARHRIAGLYDELRPGRPRTVDDERVAELITKTLHTKPADGGTHWSTRTLAADTGISKSTVARYLQTFNLKPHRADSFKLSTDPLFIEKLRDVVGLYLNPPDNALVLCVDEKSQCQALERTQPMLPMGFGYVEGVTHDYVRHGTTTLFAALNVMNGQVIAQCRPRHRHQEFLAFLRAIDKAVPDELDVHCIADNYASHKHPKVRAWLAERPRWHMHFVPTYSSWLNQVERFFSIITTRAIRRGSFTSVKDLINKIDTFIANYNQSCQPFTWTATADSILEKLARLCGRINGTGH from the coding sequence ATGCCCAATGCAACGACCCGAACAGAAATTGCGCTTAGTGAAGTGGAGCGCGCGGAACTGACGTCCATGGCGCGATCACGTTCGCTGCCAGCGGCGTTGTCGCTCAGGGCGCGCATCGTGCTGACTTGCGAAGGCACAGATAAAGCCAGCACCGCGGTTGCGCAGGCTCTGGGGATCAGTCGTAGCACTGTCACCAAGTGGCGCGGGCGCTATGCGCGCCATCGCATTGCAGGGCTTTACGACGAGTTGCGCCCGGGTCGCCCCCGCACGGTAGATGACGAGCGTGTTGCTGAGTTGATTACCAAGACGTTGCACACCAAGCCTGCTGATGGGGGTACCCACTGGAGCACCCGCACGCTGGCCGCCGATACGGGCATCAGCAAGAGCACGGTGGCGCGCTATCTGCAGACCTTCAACCTCAAGCCGCACCGGGCCGACAGCTTCAAGCTGTCGACCGATCCGCTGTTCATCGAGAAGCTGCGCGACGTTGTGGGGCTGTACCTGAACCCACCTGACAACGCGCTGGTGCTGTGCGTGGACGAGAAGAGCCAATGCCAAGCTTTGGAGCGTACGCAGCCGATGCTGCCAATGGGGTTTGGCTATGTCGAAGGTGTCACGCACGACTACGTGCGCCACGGCACCACCACCTTGTTCGCGGCCCTGAACGTGATGAATGGCCAAGTGATCGCGCAGTGCCGGCCCCGGCATCGTCATCAAGAGTTCCTTGCCTTCCTGCGCGCCATCGACAAGGCAGTGCCCGACGAACTGGATGTGCACTGCATAGCTGATAACTACGCCAGCCACAAGCATCCAAAGGTGCGCGCTTGGTTGGCCGAGCGGCCTCGCTGGCACATGCACTTCGTTCCGACCTATTCAAGCTGGCTCAATCAGGTCGAGCGCTTCTTCTCGATCATCACCACGCGGGCAATCCGCCGTGGCTCGTTCACCAGCGTGAAGGATCTGATCAACAAGATCGACACATTCATCGCGAATTACAACCAGTCCTGCCAGCCGTTTACTTGGACAGCTACAGCAGACTCCATCCTCGAAAAACTCGCCAGACTATGCGGGCGAATTAACGGGACAGGACACTAG
- the drmD gene encoding DISARM system SNF2-like helicase DrmD, whose translation MGVQNERQQQTYRARPDPGQLVEVRRRQWVVAEVDAAGLQTGTPQHCVTLSSIDEDGLGEELEVIWEIEPGAQVIERAGLPSITGQDDSATLDAFLDAVRWGAATNADRGFLQAPFRSGVSIEDFQLDPLVRAIDMARVNLLISDDVGLGKTIEAGLVIQELLLRHRARTVLIVCPASLQGKWRVEMLEKFGLDFRVVDTDYVKQLRRERGIHANPWTSHPRLITSMDWAKAGEGLRAMRDVLPSQVGHPRKFDLLVVDEAHNVAPAAGAHYALESQRTRFIRAIGPHFQHRLFLTATPHNGYTESFTSLLELLDDQRFARNILPDEKRLSQAMIRRLKSDLVDAQGNPLYARRTLLVLEIPYTAEEREIHRKLDDYCVSREKDAGKAGSGFGTAFVNRLLKKRLLSSPAAFASTVEKHVASLSDVRPAKTDTLADRILYKAILKADEDYADDSEVENAQAEAIEEATRRSMPLTPEQRATLNDLREWAQRARNQADSKAQAILDWLTTHLKPNGEWNDRRVILFTEYRTTHQWIHQILAGHGFGGERLAQLHGGISQEEREPIKAAFQASPQDSPVRILLATDAASEGIDLQNHCNRLIHLEIPYNPNVMEQRNGRIDRHGQREKEVLIWHPVDGDGDNGTSVGGHGEDILRALRKLDSMRADMGSVNPVIAPQMSGLIEGSLKDLDTRLAEARIARAKNFMRAERELKERVTKLHERLLTTKQDFHLTPDHVSMAVKTGLALAGRPPLEPFELAGAPSGSVFRMPALSGSWARCLEGLRHPHTQKMRPITFDHAVASGRDDVVLVHLNHRLVQMCLRLLRAEIWAQDDVKKLHRVTVRTVPEALVDGPAVVVVSRLVVTGGNHHRLHEELTLSGGYLRDQSFRREEGVARVQQWLDESKPITAAPSLFDALRVRFDRQQDAILKAVDARSKERLRYLSNTLQTRKQQEVSDIGTVLDELEKAIQSELKKGEQPEQLTLFTEDERTQLRRDIAALEARLARIPDERGIETQAIEARYANLDDRTFPVAVIFIVPEGSTR comes from the coding sequence ATGGGAGTCCAGAATGAACGGCAACAACAGACATACCGCGCTCGCCCGGACCCAGGCCAACTCGTCGAAGTGCGCCGTCGGCAGTGGGTGGTAGCCGAGGTCGATGCGGCCGGACTGCAGACCGGCACACCTCAGCACTGCGTCACGCTATCGTCGATCGACGAAGATGGTCTCGGCGAAGAACTCGAAGTGATTTGGGAGATCGAGCCGGGTGCCCAGGTCATCGAACGGGCTGGCCTGCCTTCGATTACCGGACAAGACGACTCAGCCACGCTCGATGCCTTCCTCGACGCCGTGCGATGGGGCGCTGCCACCAACGCTGACCGAGGATTTCTTCAAGCTCCGTTCCGCAGCGGCGTCAGCATCGAGGATTTCCAACTCGACCCGCTGGTGCGCGCCATCGACATGGCTCGCGTCAATCTGCTCATCAGCGATGACGTCGGCCTCGGCAAGACCATCGAGGCTGGTCTGGTCATTCAGGAGTTGCTGCTGCGGCATCGTGCGCGCACTGTTTTGATCGTCTGCCCCGCGTCTCTTCAGGGGAAGTGGCGCGTCGAGATGTTGGAGAAGTTCGGCCTTGACTTCCGCGTGGTGGACACCGATTACGTGAAGCAATTGCGACGCGAGCGCGGCATTCACGCCAATCCGTGGACTTCCCATCCGCGCCTCATCACGTCGATGGATTGGGCCAAGGCCGGCGAAGGCCTGCGTGCAATGCGCGACGTGCTTCCCTCGCAGGTCGGCCACCCCCGCAAATTCGATCTCCTGGTCGTGGATGAGGCGCACAACGTCGCGCCCGCCGCTGGCGCGCACTATGCGCTGGAAAGCCAGCGTACTCGCTTCATTCGCGCCATCGGCCCGCACTTCCAGCATCGCCTGTTCCTGACCGCGACACCGCACAACGGCTACACCGAATCGTTCACCTCGCTGCTGGAATTGCTCGACGACCAGCGTTTCGCACGCAATATCCTTCCTGACGAAAAGCGCCTGAGTCAGGCGATGATCCGCCGCCTGAAGAGCGATTTGGTCGATGCGCAGGGCAACCCGTTGTATGCCCGACGTACCTTGCTGGTGCTCGAAATACCGTACACGGCGGAAGAACGCGAAATTCATCGCAAGCTAGACGACTACTGCGTCAGCCGTGAGAAAGACGCCGGGAAGGCTGGCAGTGGGTTTGGCACGGCCTTCGTGAATCGCCTCCTCAAAAAGCGTCTTCTCTCATCGCCCGCGGCATTTGCATCCACTGTCGAGAAGCACGTCGCATCGCTGTCCGACGTCCGGCCCGCAAAGACGGACACGCTGGCCGACCGAATTCTCTATAAGGCCATCCTGAAAGCCGACGAGGACTATGCCGACGACAGCGAAGTCGAGAACGCCCAAGCCGAAGCCATCGAGGAAGCCACGCGCCGCTCAATGCCGCTAACACCGGAGCAGCGGGCGACACTGAACGATTTGCGCGAGTGGGCGCAACGCGCCCGGAATCAGGCCGACTCCAAGGCCCAAGCCATCCTCGACTGGCTCACCACCCATCTCAAGCCCAACGGCGAGTGGAACGACCGCCGGGTGATCCTGTTCACCGAATACCGCACCACGCACCAGTGGATTCATCAAATACTCGCCGGCCACGGTTTCGGCGGCGAGCGCCTTGCCCAACTCCACGGCGGCATCTCCCAAGAAGAACGCGAACCCATCAAGGCGGCGTTCCAAGCGTCTCCGCAGGATTCGCCCGTCCGCATACTGCTCGCCACCGATGCAGCGTCCGAAGGCATCGACTTGCAGAACCACTGCAATCGGCTCATCCACTTGGAGATTCCCTACAACCCCAACGTGATGGAGCAACGCAACGGGCGTATCGACCGCCACGGCCAGCGCGAGAAAGAAGTGCTGATCTGGCACCCGGTCGATGGCGACGGCGACAACGGCACATCGGTCGGCGGCCACGGTGAGGACATCCTGCGCGCTTTGCGAAAGCTGGATTCGATGCGTGCCGACATGGGCAGCGTCAACCCGGTCATCGCGCCGCAGATGTCCGGCCTCATCGAAGGCTCGCTAAAGGACTTGGACACCCGCTTGGCCGAGGCGCGAATCGCTCGCGCCAAGAACTTCATGCGCGCCGAACGTGAATTGAAGGAACGCGTCACCAAGCTGCACGAGCGCCTGCTCACCACCAAGCAGGATTTCCATCTCACGCCCGACCACGTCTCAATGGCTGTGAAAACCGGCCTCGCGCTGGCGGGCCGTCCGCCGCTGGAGCCGTTCGAACTGGCGGGCGCACCCTCAGGCAGCGTCTTCCGCATGCCCGCGTTGTCCGGCTCGTGGGCACGCTGTCTGGAAGGGCTGCGCCACCCGCACACCCAGAAGATGCGGCCCATCACCTTCGACCACGCCGTCGCCAGCGGCCGCGACGACGTCGTTCTCGTCCACCTGAACCATCGCTTGGTGCAGATGTGCCTACGCTTGCTGCGCGCCGAAATTTGGGCGCAGGACGACGTGAAGAAACTGCACCGCGTCACCGTCCGCACCGTGCCGGAGGCGCTCGTAGATGGCCCCGCCGTAGTGGTCGTTTCTCGGCTGGTCGTCACTGGAGGCAACCATCATCGACTGCACGAGGAACTGACCTTGTCGGGCGGCTACCTGCGCGATCAGTCCTTTCGCCGCGAAGAAGGCGTCGCCCGCGTCCAGCAGTGGCTGGATGAATCGAAACCGATCACGGCGGCCCCGTCCCTGTTCGATGCATTGCGCGTCCGCTTCGATCGTCAGCAGGACGCCATCCTGAAAGCGGTAGATGCCCGTTCCAAAGAACGTCTCCGCTACCTGAGCAATACGCTTCAGACCCGCAAGCAGCAGGAAGTCAGTGACATTGGCACCGTGCTCGACGAACTGGAGAAGGCGATCCAGTCCGAATTGAAGAAGGGCGAGCAGCCCGAACAGCTCACGCTCTTCACCGAGGACGAGCGTACGCAACTGCGACGCGACATCGCCGCGCTGGAAGCACGTCTCGCGCGCATCCCCGACGAGCGCGGGATCGAGACGCAGGCCATCGAAGCCCGCTACGCCAACCTTGACGACCGCACCTTCCCAGTCGCGGTGATTTTCATCGTGCCGGAAGGCAGCACGAGATGA
- a CDS encoding DUF4224 domain-containing protein, which yields MIPPFLLEAEVAALTSPLTQAAAQKRFLKRIGVPFVPGADGRPLVSRTAVGDRLALGDRPPLGGNSAAAQIVVAGSQEPNRDALLARLASRKKKGAKADGKTA from the coding sequence GTGATCCCCCCATTTCTCCTGGAGGCCGAAGTGGCTGCACTGACGAGTCCTCTCACACAGGCCGCAGCCCAGAAGCGCTTCTTGAAGCGTATCGGGGTGCCATTTGTTCCGGGCGCTGATGGTCGCCCGCTGGTCTCCCGCACCGCCGTGGGTGACCGATTGGCGCTGGGCGATCGACCGCCGTTGGGTGGCAACTCCGCAGCAGCACAGATCGTTGTGGCCGGAAGCCAGGAGCCAAACAGGGACGCGCTGCTGGCGCGGCTCGCATCACGAAAAAAGAAAGGGGCGAAGGCAGATGGGAAGACCGCGTAA
- a CDS encoding helix-turn-helix domain-containing protein, which yields MISYKIISISLLSFSNEARMIRIHLSRLLGENKEKLADLIRSTGLARNTVAGLYHETTSRLDIETLNAICQHYQCGVADLLEYVPEPEGAASVGEKSSSDQVPMRRSGKLS from the coding sequence ATGATTAGCTACAAGATCATTTCGATCAGCTTGTTGTCTTTTAGCAACGAGGCACGCATGATTCGGATTCATCTTTCCCGCCTACTGGGCGAGAACAAAGAGAAATTGGCTGACTTGATCCGGTCGACGGGCTTGGCGCGCAACACCGTTGCTGGCCTTTATCACGAGACGACCAGTCGACTCGACATTGAAACGTTGAACGCGATCTGTCAGCACTACCAGTGTGGTGTTGCCGACCTCCTGGAGTACGTGCCAGAGCCCGAAGGTGCCGCCTCGGTAGGCGAAAAAAGTTCGAGTGACCAAGTGCCTATGCGTAGGTCAGGGAAGCTCAGCTGA
- a CDS encoding DNA cytosine methyltransferase yields the protein MKKKIACVDLFCGAGGLTHGFILEGLPVVAGIDLDPACRFPYEANNGQARFMERDISKVTTEELDGLFSDADLTILAGCAPCQPFSTYAQRYELDGKDGKWGLLYQFARLAQGSMPDVITMENVPTVAKHEVFHDFVDTLKRLGYEVWHDVVDSSRYGVPQMRRRMVLLASKHGRIEMIPPTHEKPKTVRQAISHLRALSAGESAPRDKLHVTSTLSDTNLKRIKVSKPGGTWRDWPPHLVAECHRAESGRTYPGVYGRMEWDKPAPTMTTQCYGFGNGRFGHPEQHRAISLREAAILQSFPRDYAFVPRDGEVCFKVLGRLIGNAVPVDLGRAIARSIDQHLAAVVR from the coding sequence GTGAAGAAGAAAATTGCTTGTGTCGACTTGTTCTGCGGAGCGGGCGGACTGACCCATGGTTTCATCTTGGAGGGCCTTCCCGTCGTTGCAGGCATCGACCTCGATCCCGCTTGCCGCTTCCCTTACGAAGCGAACAACGGGCAAGCCCGCTTCATGGAACGCGACATCAGCAAAGTCACAACCGAGGAGCTTGACGGTCTGTTTAGCGATGCAGATCTGACGATCTTGGCGGGTTGTGCCCCTTGTCAGCCGTTCTCCACCTATGCCCAGCGGTATGAACTGGATGGGAAAGACGGCAAATGGGGACTGCTCTATCAATTCGCGCGCCTCGCCCAAGGTTCGATGCCTGACGTCATCACGATGGAGAACGTGCCCACCGTCGCCAAGCACGAGGTCTTTCACGACTTCGTCGATACGTTGAAACGGCTCGGCTACGAGGTTTGGCACGACGTCGTCGATAGCTCCCGCTATGGAGTTCCGCAGATGCGGCGTCGGATGGTGCTGCTGGCCTCAAAGCATGGCCGCATCGAGATGATCCCGCCGACCCATGAAAAGCCGAAGACCGTGCGGCAAGCCATTTCGCATTTGCGCGCGCTCAGCGCTGGTGAATCCGCACCTCGGGACAAGTTGCACGTCACCTCGACTCTGTCGGATACCAACCTCAAACGGATCAAAGTTTCCAAGCCTGGCGGAACGTGGCGCGACTGGCCCCCGCATCTGGTTGCGGAATGTCATAGAGCCGAGAGCGGACGCACTTATCCGGGTGTCTATGGGCGCATGGAATGGGACAAGCCCGCGCCGACGATGACGACTCAATGCTATGGGTTCGGCAACGGCCGCTTTGGCCACCCGGAACAGCATCGGGCCATCTCCTTGCGGGAGGCCGCGATCTTGCAGAGTTTCCCGCGCGACTACGCGTTCGTCCCGCGGGATGGCGAAGTCTGCTTCAAAGTGCTTGGACGCCTCATCGGTAACGCAGTGCCCGTCGATCTCGGGCGTGCCATTGCCCGCAGCATCGACCAGCACCTTGCAGCGGTCGTACGCTGA
- a CDS encoding helix-turn-helix domain-containing protein, with the protein MSQLALAMEASIERAHMGRIERGERVPNLVAIVKIATALGCITTALVQQFERQLVAAGDNGK; encoded by the coding sequence ATGTCCCAACTCGCATTGGCGATGGAGGCATCCATCGAGCGTGCGCACATGGGACGGATCGAACGCGGGGAGCGGGTTCCAAATCTGGTGGCGATCGTTAAGATCGCCACCGCTCTGGGCTGCATCACCACAGCGCTCGTGCAGCAGTTCGAACGCCAACTCGTGGCTGCAGGCGACAACGGCAAATAG
- a CDS encoding AAA family ATPase has product MVEVYAPEDLEQLKVSSESETGNAGRSVKRVLNILADRGAHWPSSATPQDGSLLDLGRRFPNFAAPIEDIRRAAALARLAPGSPLVLAPMLLDGSPGIGKSHFAREVAAALRVPMQTFSMAQATASFGLGGLNTQYDSGGPGYLVRSFADGGVPDPVVVVDELDKAAVFSSHDPTRPLYELLEAGTAARFVDDGLRMPLNLGAIRWIATCNDPDLIAEPLRSRFLHYEIQRPTPAQMRDIAARAYREVVTAGAWSRHFDSELPDDVADALATGVPRDLARTLRAALGAAALAGRSTIRVGDMPSTRSTARMRMGFA; this is encoded by the coding sequence ATGGTCGAGGTCTATGCGCCCGAAGACCTCGAGCAGTTGAAAGTATCCTCGGAAAGCGAAACCGGCAATGCCGGCAGAAGCGTCAAGCGCGTGCTGAACATCCTCGCTGACCGAGGGGCGCATTGGCCCAGCAGCGCTACTCCCCAGGATGGCTCCCTGCTCGACCTGGGTCGGCGTTTCCCCAACTTTGCCGCGCCCATCGAAGACATCCGCCGCGCTGCGGCATTGGCGCGCTTGGCACCGGGCAGCCCGCTGGTGCTTGCGCCCATGCTCCTCGACGGCTCTCCGGGCATCGGCAAGTCCCACTTCGCGAGGGAGGTCGCGGCAGCCTTGCGCGTTCCGATGCAGACGTTTTCGATGGCGCAGGCCACGGCGTCGTTCGGCTTGGGCGGATTGAACACGCAGTACGACAGTGGCGGTCCTGGCTACCTCGTGCGCAGCTTCGCCGACGGTGGCGTACCCGACCCTGTCGTCGTGGTCGACGAGTTGGATAAGGCGGCCGTCTTCTCCAGCCACGACCCGACGAGACCCTTGTACGAACTGCTGGAAGCAGGTACTGCAGCCCGCTTCGTCGATGACGGCCTGCGCATGCCGCTGAACCTCGGCGCCATCCGTTGGATCGCCACGTGCAACGATCCGGATCTGATCGCAGAGCCGTTGCGGTCGAGGTTCCTGCACTACGAGATCCAGCGGCCCACGCCAGCGCAAATGCGCGACATCGCGGCACGTGCCTACCGTGAAGTCGTCACGGCCGGCGCCTGGTCACGGCACTTCGACTCGGAACTTCCAGATGACGTCGCGGATGCGCTCGCCACCGGCGTGCCGCGTGATCTCGCGCGTACGCTGCGTGCCGCCCTCGGCGCGGCGGCCTTGGCTGGCCGCTCGACCATCCGCGTCGGCGACATGCCGTCGACGCGCTCCACCGCCCGCATGCGGATGGGATTCGCATGA
- a CDS encoding ParB/RepB/Spo0J family partition protein, which translates to MPNATVHTAVPIPPMKPVLAGELDILLSDDTNVVASEPSVATAGIILLLDPHSIVIPKDPNRLPRDPEDERDQELLRGILAGGCNLVPIQVRQINVEPKRYQLVSGERRLLACIAARLLVRAMIVTSDEPSHDCLDRLRENLGRADLSPWEFGQQVRHAMQATQMSQTDLATTLGVSLSKVNRAFDLSDLPQLMVSAFASPNDIRVKDIKRLKDAWATDHEAVGLEVANIREEGGALAGPKVIDRIEKAVAAAKTTVDAPSEPEVAPCKLSLQVEGKAEIGHAQPNAEGGLDVHITARMSDLQRATIARQIVNIVDLVVLTEPQDRKTGSTASKRRAQSDAAKAETAPTAPASPAQPGA; encoded by the coding sequence ATGCCCAACGCTACCGTCCACACCGCCGTCCCTATTCCACCGATGAAGCCCGTACTTGCGGGCGAACTCGACATCCTGCTGTCCGACGACACAAATGTGGTTGCGTCCGAGCCGTCCGTTGCCACTGCCGGCATCATCCTGCTGCTCGATCCGCACAGCATCGTCATTCCGAAAGACCCGAACCGCCTGCCTCGCGACCCTGAAGACGAGCGCGACCAGGAACTGCTGCGCGGCATCCTGGCTGGTGGTTGCAATCTCGTGCCCATCCAGGTGCGCCAGATCAACGTCGAGCCTAAACGCTATCAACTCGTCTCCGGCGAGCGGCGTCTGCTCGCGTGCATTGCCGCACGGTTACTGGTACGGGCCATGATCGTCACCTCGGACGAGCCGTCACATGACTGCCTTGACCGTCTGCGCGAGAACCTCGGTCGTGCGGACCTGAGCCCGTGGGAGTTCGGCCAGCAGGTTCGGCATGCGATGCAGGCAACGCAGATGTCCCAGACCGACCTGGCCACCACGCTCGGCGTCAGCCTCTCGAAAGTGAACCGAGCCTTCGACCTCAGCGACCTGCCGCAGCTGATGGTCTCCGCTTTCGCGTCGCCCAACGACATCCGGGTCAAAGACATCAAGCGGCTCAAGGATGCGTGGGCGACAGACCACGAAGCGGTAGGCCTGGAAGTTGCCAACATCCGCGAAGAAGGTGGCGCGCTCGCCGGCCCGAAGGTGATCGACAGGATCGAGAAGGCGGTGGCGGCGGCGAAGACGACAGTGGATGCTCCAAGCGAGCCCGAGGTTGCACCGTGCAAGCTGTCCCTGCAGGTTGAAGGAAAGGCCGAAATCGGCCACGCACAGCCGAACGCCGAGGGTGGCTTGGATGTGCACATCACGGCCCGGATGTCCGACCTGCAGCGCGCAACCATCGCGCGGCAGATCGTCAACATCGTGGACCTCGTGGTGCTGACGGAGCCGCAAGACAGGAAGACGGGCAGCACGGCCAGCAAGCGTCGCGCGCAAAGCGACGCCGCCAAGGCAGAAACCGCGCCGACAGCGCCAGCGTCACCCGCGCAGCCAGGAGCATGA